From a region of the Polynucleobacter corsicus genome:
- the dnaK gene encoding molecular chaperone DnaK, with protein sequence MGKIIGIDLGTTNSCVSVVENNAPKVVENAEGGRTTPSIIAYVEDGEVLVGAPAKRQSVTNPKNTIYAVKRLMGRKFTDAEVQKDIGLMPYKIVQADNGDAWVEARDKKMAPQQVSAEILRKMKKTAEDYLGEEVTEAVITVPAYFNDSQRQATKDAGRIAGLDVKRIINEPTAAALAFGLDKQDKVDRKIAVYDLGGGTFDVSIIEIANVDGEKQFEVLSTNGDTFLGGEDFDQRIIDWIIAEFKKEQGVDLSKDVLALQRLKDAAEKAKIELSSAQQTEINLPYVTADAGGPKHLNLKLTRAKLESLVEELINRTTGPCLTAIKDAGVNPAEIDDVILVGGQTRMPAVQDKVKEIFGKEPRKDVNPDEAVAVGAAIQGSVLSGDRKDVLLLDVTPLSLGIETLGGVMTKMIPKNTTIPTKHSQVYSTAEDNQPAVTIKCFQGEREMATANKLLGEFNLEGIAPAQRGMPQIEVTFDIDANGILHVTAKDKTTGKENKITIKANSGLTEEEILRMVKDAEANADEDKKALELVTARNTADALAHSTKKALEEHGSALEASEKEAIEAALKELDEAIKGSDKAAIEAKTEALGKASQKLGEKAMAAEQAKAGGAPGAAPGSAPGAAPDADVVDADFKEVNDKK encoded by the coding sequence ATGGGAAAGATTATCGGAATTGACTTAGGAACCACGAACTCGTGCGTTTCGGTTGTTGAAAACAATGCACCTAAAGTTGTCGAGAACGCAGAAGGCGGTCGTACAACTCCTTCCATCATCGCTTATGTTGAAGATGGCGAAGTATTGGTCGGCGCACCTGCAAAACGCCAATCAGTTACCAATCCTAAAAACACCATTTACGCGGTAAAGCGTTTGATGGGTCGTAAATTTACGGATGCGGAAGTACAAAAAGACATTGGCTTGATGCCTTACAAAATTGTTCAAGCGGACAACGGTGATGCATGGGTTGAGGCGCGCGACAAAAAAATGGCACCACAACAAGTGTCAGCAGAAATTCTGCGCAAAATGAAAAAGACTGCCGAAGATTACCTTGGCGAAGAAGTGACTGAGGCAGTGATTACTGTTCCTGCTTACTTCAACGACAGCCAACGTCAAGCTACTAAAGATGCGGGTCGTATCGCTGGTTTAGATGTCAAGCGCATCATCAATGAGCCAACTGCTGCGGCATTAGCCTTCGGTTTGGACAAACAGGACAAGGTTGATCGCAAGATTGCTGTGTATGACTTAGGTGGCGGCACATTCGACGTATCCATTATCGAGATTGCTAACGTGGACGGCGAGAAGCAGTTTGAAGTACTCTCTACCAACGGCGATACCTTCTTGGGTGGTGAAGATTTTGACCAGCGCATCATTGACTGGATCATTGCTGAGTTCAAGAAAGAGCAAGGCGTAGATTTGAGTAAGGACGTATTGGCATTGCAGCGTTTGAAAGATGCTGCTGAGAAAGCCAAGATCGAATTGTCATCTGCACAACAGACTGAGATCAATTTGCCATACGTGACTGCTGATGCAGGCGGCCCTAAGCACTTGAACTTGAAGTTGACCCGCGCTAAGTTGGAATCTTTAGTAGAAGAGTTGATCAATCGTACGACCGGCCCTTGCTTGACTGCAATTAAAGATGCTGGCGTAAACCCCGCTGAAATCGATGATGTGATTTTGGTCGGCGGTCAAACCCGTATGCCTGCTGTTCAGGATAAGGTAAAAGAAATTTTTGGCAAAGAGCCACGCAAAGATGTGAACCCAGATGAGGCAGTTGCAGTTGGTGCCGCGATTCAAGGATCCGTATTGTCTGGTGATCGCAAAGATGTATTGCTCCTGGACGTAACTCCATTATCTTTGGGTATCGAAACCTTGGGCGGCGTAATGACCAAGATGATTCCGAAGAACACGACTATTCCGACCAAGCATTCACAGGTTTACTCTACAGCGGAAGATAACCAGCCTGCCGTAACCATTAAGTGCTTCCAAGGTGAGCGTGAGATGGCTACTGCCAACAAATTACTCGGTGAATTTAATTTGGAAGGTATTGCGCCAGCACAACGCGGTATGCCACAAATTGAAGTAACTTTTGATATTGATGCCAACGGTATTTTGCATGTCACTGCAAAAGACAAGACAACTGGCAAAGAGAACAAGATCACCATCAAGGCAAACTCAGGTTTGACTGAAGAAGAAATTTTACGCATGGTGAAAGATGCTGAAGCGAATGCCGATGAAGATAAAAAAGCATTGGAATTAGTAACCGCACGTAACACTGCCGATGCTTTGGCCCACTCAACCAAGAAAGCTTTGGAAGAGCATGGTTCTGCTTTGGAGGCTTCTGAGAAAGAGGCAATCGAAGCTGCCTTGAAAGAATTGGACGAAGCCATCAAGGGTAGCGATAAAGCTGCTATTGAGGCCAAGACTGAGGCTTTGGGTAAAGCAAGTCAGAAGCTCGGTGAAAAAGCCATGGCTGCAGAACAAGCTAAGGCTGGCGGCGCTCCTGGCGCAGCGCCTGGTAGCGCACCAGGTGCGGCTCCCGATGCTGACGTAGTGGATGCGGATTTCAAAGAAGTGAATGACAAGAAATAA
- the grpE gene encoding nucleotide exchange factor GrpE — protein MTQENQNPSPEQENTAADPQAEAGAEAAPADAEVKTPEQEIAELNQKLSEMQDNYLRAKAEGENIRRRAIEDISKAHKFAIESFAEHLVPVTDSLYAALNAETVDAKAFKEGLEITLKQLLAAFEKGRLTEINPTVGDKFDPHHHQAIASVPSDQEANTVVSVLQRGYSIADRILRPALVTVSAPK, from the coding sequence ATGACCCAAGAAAATCAAAATCCATCCCCTGAGCAAGAAAATACTGCTGCCGATCCTCAGGCTGAAGCTGGTGCAGAAGCAGCTCCTGCAGATGCCGAAGTAAAGACTCCAGAGCAAGAAATTGCTGAGTTAAATCAGAAGCTAAGCGAGATGCAAGATAACTACCTTCGCGCTAAGGCCGAGGGTGAAAATATTCGCCGCCGTGCTATTGAAGATATCTCAAAGGCCCATAAGTTTGCGATTGAGAGTTTTGCTGAGCACCTCGTGCCGGTGACGGACAGTCTGTATGCAGCTTTGAACGCAGAGACCGTAGATGCCAAAGCCTTTAAAGAGGGTCTAGAGATCACCCTAAAGCAATTGCTAGCCGCCTTTGAAAAAGGACGATTGACTGAGATTAATCCTACTGTAGGTGACAAATTCGATCCTCACCATCACCAGGCCATTGCGTCAGTCCCTTCGGACCAAGAGGCCAATACCGTGGTTTCCGTCTTACAAAGGGGTTATTCCATTGCAGATCGCATTTTGCGCCCAGCCTTGGTTACCGTGAGCGCGCCTAAATAA
- the hemH gene encoding ferrochelatase, whose product MNQNPHLRPSKTAVLLLNLGTPSAPTAKAVRAYLKEFLSDPRVVEIPRIIWWCILNGIILPIRSGASAKKYASIWLPKLGSPLMHYSRLQAKELGEKFADHGEVVLVDLAMRYGEPSTQQALEALQDQGMERLLLLPLYPQYSATTTASSFDEVFRVLGTWRNQPELRLVKYYHDNPAYISALRDQVLGAWDKDGRPDFAAGDRFVMSFHGLPKRNLMKGDPYHCECLKTGRLLGESLGLVPGQYLVTFQSRFGKAEWLKPYTAPMIEELGKAGCKRVDIFCPGFPADCLETLEEIAMEAREIFLEHGGKDYRYIPCLNSNPKWIDAMYEIAQQHLSGWSLGVESDAVLQERDRLAELAKANIA is encoded by the coding sequence TTGAATCAAAATCCTCACTTACGCCCCTCTAAGACAGCAGTGTTATTGCTTAATTTGGGTACTCCTTCTGCACCAACGGCTAAGGCAGTCAGAGCCTATCTCAAAGAATTTCTATCTGATCCACGCGTTGTAGAAATCCCCCGCATTATTTGGTGGTGTATTTTGAACGGTATTATTTTGCCGATTCGTAGTGGTGCTTCCGCAAAGAAGTACGCTTCCATTTGGTTGCCAAAATTAGGCTCACCTCTGATGCATTATTCCCGCCTACAAGCAAAAGAGTTGGGTGAGAAATTCGCGGATCACGGTGAAGTGGTGCTGGTAGATCTGGCCATGCGTTATGGCGAACCTTCAACTCAGCAAGCCCTGGAAGCCTTGCAGGATCAGGGCATGGAGCGTCTTTTGTTGTTGCCGCTATATCCGCAATATTCGGCTACCACTACTGCGTCGAGTTTTGATGAAGTGTTTCGCGTGCTCGGGACTTGGCGTAATCAACCCGAGTTGCGTTTAGTCAAGTACTATCACGACAATCCTGCCTATATTTCAGCATTGCGTGACCAAGTACTGGGCGCATGGGATAAAGATGGTCGCCCAGATTTTGCTGCTGGCGATCGCTTTGTAATGTCTTTCCACGGCCTACCCAAGCGCAATTTAATGAAGGGCGATCCCTACCATTGTGAGTGCCTGAAAACTGGTCGCTTGCTTGGTGAGTCATTAGGTTTAGTGCCTGGACAATACTTAGTTACCTTTCAATCGCGCTTTGGTAAGGCGGAGTGGCTCAAGCCTTACACGGCTCCGATGATTGAAGAGTTGGGTAAAGCAGGTTGTAAGCGAGTGGATATTTTTTGCCCAGGATTTCCGGCGGATTGCTTGGAAACCCTAGAAGAGATTGCAATGGAAGCACGAGAGATCTTTTTGGAGCATGGCGGCAAAGACTACCGCTACATCCCTTGTTTAAATAGTAATCCAAAGTGGATCGATGCCATGTACGAGATTGCCCAGCAGCATCTATCTGGTTGGAGTTTGGGTGTTGAGTCCGATGCAGTATTGCAGGAGCGCGACCGCTTGGCTGAGTTAGCTAAAGCGAATATTGCTTAG
- the hrcA gene encoding heat-inducible transcriptional repressor HrcA translates to MDDRSRALLKTLIERYIEEGQPIGSRTLSRFSGLDLSAATIRNVMADLEEMGLVTSPHTSAGRIPTPRGYRIFVDTMVTVRPLEEMAAREMEKGLLPDSPQRVLNSAAQILSNLTHFAGVVMTPKRAQVFKHIEFLRLGEGKILLIMVTPEGDVQNRILPTSQDYTPSQLVEAGNYINTQFAGKSFAEVRAHLASDLDNLRTDISGLMALALHSGVSDYGMGQGDMLLSGERRLLNVGDLSTNLDKLRKMFDMLEQKSVLMQLLDVSSHADGIQIFIGGESDLLPYEDLAVISAPYSVDGQIVGTLGVIGPTRMAYDRVIPIVDITSKLLSGALSAPISS, encoded by the coding sequence ATGGATGATCGTTCCCGCGCCTTACTGAAAACCCTCATCGAGCGTTATATCGAAGAGGGGCAGCCTATTGGCTCACGCACCCTGTCTCGATTCTCGGGATTGGATCTTTCTGCGGCTACGATTCGTAATGTCATGGCGGATTTAGAGGAAATGGGCTTAGTCACCAGCCCCCATACCTCAGCTGGTCGCATCCCAACCCCAAGGGGCTACCGTATCTTCGTGGATACGATGGTGACCGTTCGCCCCCTAGAGGAAATGGCTGCCCGTGAGATGGAAAAAGGACTTTTGCCAGATTCACCCCAAAGGGTGCTGAATTCCGCTGCGCAAATTTTGTCTAATTTGACTCATTTTGCCGGGGTGGTGATGACGCCTAAGCGGGCCCAGGTCTTCAAGCATATTGAATTCTTAAGGCTTGGCGAAGGCAAGATACTGCTCATCATGGTGACCCCTGAGGGTGATGTTCAAAACCGGATCCTTCCCACTTCGCAGGACTACACCCCAAGTCAGCTAGTTGAGGCTGGAAATTACATCAATACTCAGTTTGCCGGCAAGAGTTTTGCAGAGGTACGTGCGCACCTTGCCTCTGATCTGGATAATTTGCGAACCGATATCTCGGGGCTGATGGCCTTAGCATTGCACAGTGGCGTTAGTGATTACGGCATGGGTCAAGGAGATATGCTGCTATCAGGTGAGCGGCGCTTACTGAATGTGGGCGATCTCAGTACTAATTTGGATAAGCTACGCAAGATGTTCGATATGCTCGAGCAAAAGTCGGTCCTCATGCAGTTGCTAGACGTATCTAGTCATGCGGATGGTATTCAAATCTTTATTGGCGGCGAAAGTGATTTGCTGCCTTATGAAGATTTGGCGGTCATCAGTGCGCCGTACAGCGTCGATGGCCAGATCGTTGGAACCCTTGGCGTGATTGGACCCACTCGTATGGCATACGATCGGGTGATTCCGATTGTCGACATTACCTCTAAGTTGTTATCGGGCGCATTAAGTGCGCCAATCAGTTCTTAG
- a CDS encoding NAD kinase — MLSPSPNSSKKAFSRVALVGKYQADGMQERLKDLATLLGQQGCEVFVESATASHLSLSAYPIKKVEEFAGAIDLAVVLGGDGTMLGIGRQLAGSNVPLVGINMGRLGYMTDIPIQNVETVLPQIIAGDYEADTRTLLDAVVMRDGKKINQALALNDVVVNRSGISGMVELAVRVNGSFMYNQRSDGLIVSTPTGSTAYALSAGGPILHPRVAGILLAPIAPHSLSNRPIVLPQDILVSIEVVDGGEVIVNFDMQSQTHLHSGDIIEVSQSEKTITLLHPRSHSDYKTLREKLHWNEYPSTF, encoded by the coding sequence ATGTTAAGCCCATCCCCAAATTCCAGCAAAAAGGCCTTTAGCCGGGTTGCGCTTGTCGGCAAATATCAGGCTGACGGCATGCAAGAGCGCCTTAAGGACCTGGCAACGCTACTTGGCCAGCAAGGCTGCGAGGTCTTCGTTGAAAGCGCCACCGCAAGCCACTTAAGCCTGAGCGCCTATCCGATCAAAAAAGTAGAGGAGTTTGCGGGAGCCATTGATTTGGCAGTAGTTTTGGGTGGCGACGGGACCATGCTGGGGATTGGGCGTCAACTTGCGGGCAGTAATGTCCCCCTCGTTGGCATCAATATGGGTCGCTTGGGCTATATGACCGACATCCCCATTCAGAATGTTGAAACAGTTTTGCCGCAAATTATTGCTGGTGACTACGAAGCCGATACCAGAACCCTACTAGATGCAGTGGTAATGCGTGATGGCAAAAAAATCAATCAAGCCCTCGCCCTCAATGATGTAGTGGTTAATCGCTCCGGAATATCAGGAATGGTCGAGCTTGCAGTGCGCGTCAATGGTTCATTTATGTATAACCAGCGATCAGATGGCTTAATTGTGTCTACCCCTACCGGCTCAACAGCTTATGCCCTTTCTGCTGGCGGTCCGATTCTGCATCCGCGGGTTGCCGGAATTCTATTGGCGCCGATTGCGCCACACTCTTTATCTAATCGCCCCATCGTATTACCGCAAGATATTCTGGTGAGCATTGAGGTTGTTGATGGCGGAGAAGTGATTGTGAACTTTGACATGCAATCACAAACGCATTTGCACTCCGGTGACATCATTGAAGTTAGTCAATCTGAAAAAACCATCACCCTACTTCACCCTCGCAGCCATAGTGACTACAAAACCTTGCGCGAGAAGTTACATTGGAATGAGTATCCATCGACATTCTGA
- the recN gene encoding DNA repair protein RecN, with protein MLQTLSLRDFVIVDQLELDFSSGFTVLTGETGAGKSILLDALSLVLGERADSSQIREGCSRAEISALFRIDSQQIKHFSEWLDELGFPLEDDGQSLLLKRTVEANGRSRAFINGSVATLVQLREAGDQLVDIHGQHAHQLLLKGGAQRELLDRHANHLDLVTEVSQLFKTLNESRRRLEQAENAGQDIERERERLEWQLEELTELSPQEGEWTAIQSEHARLANGAKIMSGCQEAIDALSDADNSVESTLSKASSNISALAEHDSALSDISQALESAQIQIDEAVHGLNRYLQKLDLDPARLSEVEERMQALHGAARKYRTEADDLPKLLLDTTERLEALTASQNIEALRERVKQEELVYLKQAKQLSQKRNKAALDLGKQVTAAMQDLSMAGGQLEIALLPLAEGGAHGLEQIEFLVAGHAGSTPRSLAKVASGGELARISLAISVITSKASFTPTLIFDEVDAGIGGAVAETVGKLLRQLGESHQILCVTHLPQVAAQGNHHLKVSKSQAGDKTLSQVTPLGRSERVEEVARMLGGATITDTTRRHARELLEQN; from the coding sequence ATGCTTCAAACACTATCGCTTCGCGACTTTGTCATTGTTGACCAGTTAGAGCTGGACTTTTCCTCTGGGTTTACAGTCCTGACCGGTGAAACAGGGGCTGGTAAATCCATCCTCTTAGATGCTCTCAGCTTAGTGTTGGGTGAGCGTGCAGATAGCAGCCAAATTCGTGAAGGCTGTAGCCGCGCAGAAATTAGCGCTCTCTTTCGGATTGATTCGCAGCAAATTAAACATTTTAGTGAATGGCTGGATGAGCTAGGTTTTCCACTGGAAGATGATGGGCAAAGTCTTTTACTAAAAAGAACTGTAGAAGCCAATGGCCGCAGCCGCGCCTTCATTAATGGCAGCGTAGCAACTTTGGTGCAACTGCGAGAAGCAGGTGATCAATTAGTAGATATTCATGGTCAACACGCACATCAACTATTACTTAAAGGTGGCGCGCAACGCGAACTACTCGATCGCCATGCTAATCACCTAGATCTGGTTACCGAGGTTTCCCAATTATTTAAAACCCTGAATGAATCGCGCCGTAGACTCGAGCAAGCTGAAAATGCTGGGCAAGATATTGAACGCGAGCGTGAGCGTTTGGAGTGGCAATTAGAGGAACTCACTGAACTCTCTCCGCAGGAAGGTGAATGGACTGCCATTCAAAGTGAGCATGCACGCCTAGCAAATGGCGCAAAGATTATGAGTGGCTGTCAAGAAGCAATTGATGCTCTGAGCGATGCGGATAACTCTGTCGAATCTACCCTCTCTAAGGCTAGCTCCAATATCAGCGCCCTAGCAGAACATGACTCCGCACTCAGTGATATCAGCCAAGCCTTAGAGTCAGCCCAAATTCAGATAGACGAAGCGGTGCATGGCCTCAATCGGTATTTACAAAAACTCGATTTAGATCCTGCACGCCTCAGTGAGGTGGAGGAGCGCATGCAAGCACTTCATGGTGCAGCCAGAAAATACCGCACCGAAGCAGATGACTTACCAAAGCTTCTGTTAGATACTACCGAACGCTTAGAGGCCTTAACAGCCTCGCAAAATATCGAAGCTTTACGTGAGAGAGTGAAACAAGAAGAACTTGTCTACCTCAAGCAAGCAAAGCAACTTTCACAAAAACGCAACAAGGCTGCGCTAGATTTAGGTAAGCAAGTTACCGCTGCAATGCAAGACCTATCGATGGCAGGCGGACAATTGGAGATTGCCTTGCTACCTTTGGCCGAAGGTGGTGCTCATGGTCTTGAGCAAATTGAGTTTCTGGTTGCAGGCCATGCTGGCAGCACTCCACGTTCACTAGCCAAAGTAGCCTCCGGTGGTGAATTAGCCCGCATTAGCTTGGCTATAAGCGTCATCACTAGCAAGGCATCATTTACACCCACGCTGATATTTGATGAAGTCGATGCCGGTATCGGCGGCGCTGTTGCAGAGACTGTTGGGAAGTTATTACGTCAACTTGGTGAGTCACATCAAATTCTGTGTGTGACTCACTTGCCACAAGTGGCTGCGCAAGGTAATCACCACCTCAAAGTCAGTAAATCACAGGCAGGTGATAAAACCCTCTCTCAGGTCACTCCACTTGGAAGGTCTGAGCGAGTAGAAGAAGTGGCTCGCATGCTCGGTGGAGCAACGATTACTGACACAACGCGTCGACACGCTCGCGAGCTACTAGAGCAAAACTAA
- the glnE gene encoding bifunctional [glutamate--ammonia ligase]-adenylyl-L-tyrosine phosphorylase/[glutamate--ammonia-ligase] adenylyltransferase, with amino-acid sequence MTDFAAQIEFLKQHSSYAQRWIHSRPEWVDWLRSQGTQKVDLIGIRDLLSPCQDALAAPEQDEAQFMADLRLARQRLMLWIAFRDLNGMADLSEVTHALSHFAQEAVALSIAYIREDQQRRFGLPWSQVTDSEMPLMVVGMGKLGGLELNLSSDIDLIFLYEHEGDTQGGPKSLSHHEWFVRMGKRLIKLLAEHDANGFVFRVDMRLRPNGDSGPLVCSLDMLEEYLLVQGREWERYAWIKGRLISPLPDSPSFAHCERELDQLIRPFVYRRHLDYGVIASIRELHRQIQHEAEKRSSNHHGRSRDIKLGRGGIREIEFLAQMFQLMRGGTDPRFRIRPTLEVLELVKQQGILPAQEADDLKAAYVYLRRLEHRIQVWEDQQTHYLPEDEGPRTRLAASMGGPDQIQEQARFLSELDKHQAAVARYFEKAFVLDDGARLDNASLPEGWELDATMFPESAARWLAWADSSKQRQLPEKSRIIFNNLIRKAAECLQIDQPITISADQTLLRFFDLLDAVARRSAYLSILSEYPQALLNVLALLKTSQWGAQYLTRHPHLLDYLLNSRTEKALIENPEQYWQEVKATLDMRLDDVMADGDGSEQAMDILRITHHTETFITLLADLGIGMDHELSVEKVSDHLSALADLILQTTFERVWPGVAQKFALPLDTTAPFAVISYGKLGGKELGYASDLDLVFLYQAEATDFAAQEIYALLAKRMINWLTAYTSAGSLFEIDTRLRPNGSAGFLVTNADAFKKYQMREGDNAAWVWEHQALTRARCSAGSRVVEEFFDGVRFDVLSQKRDVGQLRHEISEMRRKVHAGHPNPSPDFDLKHDAGGMVDIEFIVQFLVLAFSSAHPQLIGNLGNIALLRIAGEAGLIQAAIAQEVGDAYRLLRARQHRLRLDGAEKTRVDLELEPQLVHAREVVLTLWQDIFLAPSGAEPV; translated from the coding sequence ATGACTGATTTTGCCGCCCAAATTGAATTTCTAAAGCAGCACTCCAGCTACGCGCAACGCTGGATCCATTCTCGCCCTGAGTGGGTTGATTGGCTTCGCTCTCAGGGCACCCAAAAAGTGGATCTGATTGGAATCCGGGATCTATTGAGTCCTTGCCAAGATGCTTTAGCCGCTCCCGAGCAAGATGAGGCTCAATTTATGGCGGATCTAAGGCTGGCAAGGCAGCGCCTCATGCTCTGGATTGCCTTCCGAGACCTCAATGGCATGGCCGATCTCAGTGAGGTAACGCATGCACTGAGTCATTTTGCGCAGGAGGCAGTAGCCCTTTCGATTGCCTATATCCGAGAAGATCAGCAGCGTCGTTTTGGCCTGCCTTGGAGCCAGGTCACGGATTCAGAGATGCCTTTAATGGTCGTAGGTATGGGTAAGTTGGGTGGGTTAGAGCTCAACCTTTCGTCTGATATCGACCTGATCTTTTTGTATGAGCACGAAGGTGATACTCAGGGCGGACCGAAGAGCCTGTCTCATCACGAGTGGTTTGTGCGCATGGGTAAGCGCCTGATTAAATTATTGGCTGAGCATGACGCCAATGGTTTTGTATTTAGGGTGGACATGCGTCTGAGACCGAATGGAGATTCTGGGCCCCTGGTCTGTAGTCTCGATATGCTTGAGGAATACCTATTGGTACAAGGAAGGGAGTGGGAGCGCTACGCCTGGATTAAGGGCAGGTTGATCTCACCTTTGCCTGATTCACCCTCCTTTGCTCATTGCGAGCGTGAGCTTGATCAACTGATTCGCCCTTTTGTTTATCGCCGCCATTTAGATTACGGCGTGATTGCTTCTATCCGTGAATTGCATCGGCAGATACAGCATGAGGCTGAGAAGCGTTCCTCGAATCATCATGGTCGATCTAGAGATATTAAGTTGGGTCGTGGTGGCATCCGTGAGATTGAGTTCTTGGCGCAAATGTTTCAATTGATGCGTGGTGGCACCGATCCGCGCTTTCGCATTCGACCTACTCTAGAGGTATTGGAGTTGGTAAAGCAGCAAGGTATTTTGCCCGCCCAAGAGGCTGATGATTTAAAGGCGGCTTACGTTTACTTGCGTCGCTTAGAGCATCGGATTCAGGTTTGGGAAGATCAGCAGACACACTATTTGCCCGAGGATGAAGGTCCTCGCACTCGTTTAGCAGCGAGTATGGGTGGCCCTGATCAGATTCAAGAGCAAGCCCGTTTTTTATCTGAGCTCGACAAACATCAAGCAGCAGTAGCCCGGTATTTCGAAAAAGCTTTTGTACTAGATGATGGAGCACGATTAGACAATGCTTCCTTGCCAGAAGGCTGGGAGCTAGATGCCACAATGTTCCCAGAGTCTGCAGCCCGTTGGTTGGCTTGGGCTGATAGCTCTAAACAAAGACAGTTACCAGAAAAAAGCAGGATTATTTTTAACAACCTCATTCGTAAGGCTGCGGAGTGTTTGCAAATAGACCAGCCAATAACAATTAGCGCAGACCAAACCTTACTACGCTTTTTTGATTTGCTAGATGCAGTTGCAAGACGCAGTGCCTATTTATCCATCTTGTCTGAATATCCTCAGGCACTATTGAATGTATTGGCTTTACTCAAGACCTCTCAATGGGGCGCGCAATATTTAACTCGGCATCCCCATCTCTTGGATTACTTGCTCAACTCGCGCACCGAGAAAGCCCTGATTGAAAATCCAGAGCAGTATTGGCAGGAAGTAAAAGCGACCTTAGATATGCGTCTTGATGACGTGATGGCTGATGGTGATGGCTCAGAGCAGGCGATGGATATTTTGCGCATCACCCATCACACCGAAACCTTTATTACTTTGCTTGCGGATTTGGGCATTGGTATGGATCACGAGCTTTCGGTAGAAAAGGTGAGTGATCATTTATCTGCTTTGGCAGACTTAATACTGCAGACCACTTTTGAGCGGGTATGGCCTGGCGTTGCCCAGAAGTTTGCATTACCGCTTGATACGACCGCGCCATTCGCAGTGATTTCTTATGGCAAGTTGGGCGGTAAAGAGTTGGGGTATGCCTCCGACTTGGACCTGGTTTTCTTATATCAAGCCGAAGCAACTGATTTTGCTGCCCAAGAAATCTATGCGCTACTCGCTAAGCGGATGATTAACTGGTTAACCGCCTATACATCAGCTGGGAGCTTATTTGAAATCGACACACGTCTTCGCCCCAATGGTTCTGCCGGATTTTTAGTGACAAATGCCGATGCATTTAAGAAATACCAGATGCGTGAAGGTGACAACGCCGCTTGGGTTTGGGAGCATCAAGCTCTCACGCGAGCTAGATGCTCGGCGGGATCAAGAGTAGTTGAAGAATTCTTTGATGGTGTGCGATTTGATGTTTTAAGTCAGAAGCGTGATGTTGGACAACTACGCCATGAGATTTCAGAGATGCGTCGCAAGGTTCATGCCGGACATCCAAATCCTAGCCCCGACTTTGATTTGAAGCATGATGCCGGTGGCATGGTGGATATTGAATTTATCGTGCAATTTTTAGTCCTGGCATTCTCAAGCGCCCATCCACAGCTGATTGGTAACCTGGGAAACATCGCTTTACTTCGGATTGCTGGAGAGGCAGGATTAATTCAAGCTGCAATAGCGCAAGAGGTGGGAGATGCCTATCGCCTGCTTCGAGCACGTCAACATCGCTTACGTTTAGACGGTGCAGAAAAGACGCGGGTAGATTTGGAGCTTGAGCCACAACTGGTTCATGCAAGAGAGGTGGTTCTGACTTTATGGCAAGACATATTTCTTGCCCCTTCGGGCGCTGAACCAGTTTAG